One genomic window of Melitaea cinxia chromosome 10, ilMelCinx1.1, whole genome shotgun sequence includes the following:
- the LOC123657493 gene encoding oxygen-dependent choline dehydrogenase-like → MVELNCAAAGVAGARFTAALQFFAASQCLLQESWPPQADVKNGSHFDIIVVGAGTAGATLAARLSELPLQILLLEAGGDPPQDSIVPALKNSMKGTYYDWNFTTTDDKYSSQALRDGSQSQPRGKMLGGSGSINDMIYARGFPADYDEWASMVGDDWLWSNVLSYFKKTERLTDERITIDPELSYFHGFDGEIEVYGSNDSTFTSDKLLEAFEELGLDIVKDMTNPSKIGVGRFSHTIKDGKRHSSLTAMLNKASEKNNLHVLKDAHVTKILLENDTAYGVKVLFDDDEFHFFAEKEVVVTAGTFNTAKLLLLSGIGPKEHLGDMGISVVKDLPVGENLHDHIMVLTYLAAENGTCQTSEKDSHLETIKYLYDGSGSLARSSDMGAYLSFNKDTTNVPDFAIYPSCIPVNNDFFTPCVELLGFKKNICEKIDALNKDYEIINLAVVNLKPKSRGKVLLQSLDPLDPPLIYSGTFDDVSDLDNYPDAIEFAWSVADTNYFSSKNAFVIEFDIDECNDLSDRERLECTALATAMSAWHAVGTAGMGTVVDSELRVKGITGLRVADASIMPKVVRGNTNAPVVMIAEKAADYIKRSLGLLNDE, encoded by the exons ATGGTTGAACTCAACTGCGCGGCTGCAGGAGTGGCGGGCGCTAGGTTCACCGCGGCGCTGCAGTTCTTCGCGGCCTCTCAGTGCCTCCTTCAAGAGTCCTGGCCACCACAAGCTGATGTCAAAA acgGGTCCCATTTCGACATCATTGTGGTGGGTGCTGGCACGGCGGGGGCGACGCTTGCAGCGAGGCTGTCTGAGCTACCATTACAGATCCTGCTGTTGGAAGCTGGCGGCGATCCACCGCAAGATAGCATC gtaCCTGCATTAAAAAACTCCATGAAAGGAACTTATTATGATTGGAATTTCACCACTACAGATGATAAATATTCGAGCCAGGCCCTGCGAGATGGTAGTCAGAGCCAACCACGTGGCAAGATGTTAGGAGGCAGCGGCTCCATCAACGACATGATATACGCTCGGGGTTTCCCCGCCGACTACGACGAATGGGCTTCCATGGTCGGAGACGATTGGCTTTGGAGCAACGTATTGTCGTATTTCAAAAAAACTGAACGCTTAACTGATGAAAGGATTACAATTGATCCTGAACTGTCATATTTTCATGGTTTTGATGGAGAAATTGAAGTGTACGGCTCGAATGATTCCACTTTCACTTCAGATAAATTACTCGAAGCTTTCGAGGAGCTTGGTCTTGATATTGTGAAAGACATGACAAATCCATCCAAAATCGGCGTGGGTAGATTTTCTCATACAATAAAAGATGGTAAGAGACATAGTTCTCTGACTGCTATGCTCAATAAAGCGTcagagaaaaataatttacacgtTTTAAAAGATGCACACGTTACTaaaatactacttgaaaacgaTACAGCTTATGgtgttaaagttttatttgacGATGACGAATTTCACTTTTTTGCTGAGAAGGAAGTTGTCGTAACGGCAGGCACATTTAATACTGCTAAACTGTTGCTGCTATCAGGAATAGGCCCAAAGGAACATTTAGGTGATATGGGTATAAGCGTTGTTAAAGATTTACCGGTCGGTGAAAACCTTCATGATCATATCATGGTGTTAACATACTTAGCAGCGGAAAATGGTACATGCCAAACGAGCGAAAAAGATTCTCACCTGGAAACTATCAAATATCTTTACGACGGAAGCGGATCTCTAGCTAGGTCTTCTGATATGGGAGCTTACTTATCGTTCAATAAGGATACTACAAATGTACCCGATTTTGCTATTTACCCCTCATGTATACCCGTTAACAATGATTTCTTTACACCATGCGTGGAACTATTAGGCTTCAAAAAgaatatttgtgaaaaaattGATGCTCTAAATAAGGATTACGAGATCATAAACCTAGCAGTTGTTAATCTTAAGCCAAAATCTAGGGGAAAAGTTCTTTTGCAGTCTCTCGATCCTCTCGACCCACCTCTTATTTACTCGGGAACCTTCGATGATGTGAGCGACTTAGATAACTATCCTGATGCGATAGAATTTGCTTGGTCTGTAGCTGATACGAATTATTTCAGTTCAAAAAATGCTTTCGTTATAGAATTTGATATTGACGAATGTAATGATTTGTCTGATCGAGAGAGATTGGAATGTACAGCGCTTGCTACAGCGATGTCAGCCTGGCATGCTGTCGGTACGGCCGGTATGGGAACCGTGGTGGATTCAGAATTAAGGGTAAAGGGTATCACTGGGCTGAGAGTAGCTGACGCTAGTATTATGCCTAAAGTAGTTCGCGGTAACACAAATGCTCCTGTCGTAATGATAGCTGAAAAAGCTGCAGATTATATAAAACGTAGTCTTGGCCTTTTGAATGacgaataa